A window of the Azospirillum formosense genome harbors these coding sequences:
- a CDS encoding histidine kinase dimerization/phosphoacceptor domain -containing protein codes for MFALAAFAVALVARLALDDRLPAGFPFLTFFPAVIVTTFLAGLWPGILTALLSGMASWYFFLGPNQSLDLAPGSALALGFFALVVAVDIAVIHIMNVALERLAEERNRSARLTQQSQVMFSELQHRVSNNLQLASSLIAIQKSKVKDPEARRALEEAAGRLSTLGRLHRRLHAPHDGPMDMEPFLRELCQDILKTSGAERIDCTVSAAESDLSPDTLIPLALILAELVSNALEHGFPNGEAGRIGVDLQAGGGELVLTVCDNGAGLPEGFTLTRPSSLGLKIVSSLAAQIGATFSMTGSRGQGTTARLVLSQTTPS; via the coding sequence ATGTTCGCGTTGGCGGCCTTTGCCGTCGCCTTGGTCGCGCGCCTTGCCTTGGACGACCGGTTGCCGGCGGGGTTTCCCTTCCTGACCTTCTTCCCGGCGGTCATCGTCACCACCTTCCTCGCCGGGCTGTGGCCGGGCATCCTGACAGCTCTGCTGAGCGGGATGGCCTCCTGGTACTTCTTCCTCGGCCCCAACCAATCGCTCGACCTCGCTCCCGGCAGCGCGCTGGCTCTGGGCTTCTTCGCGCTGGTCGTGGCGGTGGACATCGCCGTGATCCACATCATGAACGTGGCGCTGGAGCGGCTGGCGGAGGAGCGCAACCGCAGCGCCCGCCTGACGCAGCAGAGCCAGGTGATGTTCAGCGAGCTTCAGCACCGCGTCTCGAACAACCTTCAGCTCGCCTCGTCGCTGATCGCGATCCAGAAGTCCAAGGTGAAGGACCCCGAAGCCCGCCGCGCGCTGGAGGAGGCCGCCGGACGGCTGTCGACGCTCGGCCGCCTGCACCGCCGGCTCCACGCGCCCCATGACGGGCCGATGGACATGGAGCCGTTCCTGCGCGAGTTGTGCCAGGACATCCTCAAGACGTCCGGGGCGGAGCGGATCGACTGCACGGTCAGCGCCGCCGAATCCGATCTGTCGCCGGACACCCTGATCCCGCTCGCCCTCATCCTCGCCGAACTGGTCAGCAACGCCCTGGAGCACGGCTTCCCCAACGGCGAGGCCGGACGGATCGGCGTCGACCTGCAAGCGGGCGGCGGGGAGTTGGTTCTGACCGTGTGCGACAACGGGGCGGGCCTGCCCGAGGGCTTCACCCTGACCCGTCCCTCCAGTCTCGGCCTGAAGATCGTCAGTTCGCTGGCGGCCCAGATCGGGGCGACCTTCAGCATGACCGGGTCGCGCGGACAGGGCACCACGGCCCGGCTGGTTCTGTCCCAGACCACCCCGTCCTGA
- a CDS encoding heparan-alpha-glucosaminide N-acetyltransferase, with amino-acid sequence MPSMPTPSTSPASTAPATRRIGGIDVARGVALLAMALYHGSWDLTYLGLADFDLFGDPLWLAARTGILGSFLILSGLSLVLAAAGGIDRRRFLRRFALLVLAAAGVSAVSLVLFPDSPIFFGVLHHMAVASLLGLALLRLPWPALLLLGVAVIALGETVALPLFDAPWLRWIGLMTFSPESNDYVPLFPWFGGFLFGMALGRLWHPAAPGTPGGALGRAFAWAGRHSLAVYLLHQPILFGLLSLAAMAIGADPADVRSFQNSCVATCTSSGGEPAHCTATCRCVSDDLNRAGLWSDFVHDRLTADSARKVDGVIQSCGSR; translated from the coding sequence ATGCCTTCCATGCCCACCCCCTCCACCTCTCCCGCGTCGACGGCCCCGGCAACGCGGCGCATCGGCGGCATCGACGTGGCGCGCGGCGTTGCGCTGCTCGCCATGGCCCTCTATCACGGCTCCTGGGACCTGACCTATCTGGGGCTGGCGGACTTCGACCTGTTCGGCGACCCGCTGTGGCTGGCCGCGCGCACCGGCATCCTCGGCAGCTTCCTGATTCTCTCCGGCCTCAGCCTTGTTCTGGCGGCGGCGGGTGGGATCGACCGGCGGCGCTTCCTGCGGCGCTTCGCCCTTCTCGTCCTGGCGGCGGCCGGCGTGTCGGCGGTGTCGCTGGTTCTGTTTCCGGACAGTCCGATCTTCTTCGGCGTGCTGCACCACATGGCGGTGGCGAGCCTGCTGGGGCTTGCGCTTCTGCGCCTGCCCTGGCCGGCGCTTCTGCTGCTTGGCGTGGCGGTGATCGCGCTGGGCGAGACGGTCGCCCTGCCGCTTTTCGACGCGCCCTGGCTGCGCTGGATCGGGCTGATGACCTTCTCGCCGGAATCGAACGACTATGTGCCGCTCTTTCCCTGGTTCGGCGGCTTCCTGTTCGGGATGGCTCTGGGACGCCTGTGGCACCCCGCCGCGCCGGGAACGCCGGGCGGAGCGCTCGGGCGGGCGTTCGCCTGGGCCGGTCGGCACAGCCTGGCGGTCTATCTGCTGCACCAGCCCATTCTGTTCGGCCTGTTGTCGCTGGCCGCGATGGCGATCGGCGCCGACCCGGCGGACGTCCGCAGCTTCCAGAACTCCTGCGTGGCGACCTGCACGTCCAGCGGCGGCGAGCCGGCGCATTGCACCGCCACCTGCCGCTGCGTGTCCGACGACCTCAACCGGGCCGGCTTGTGGTCCGACTTCGTCCACGACCGGCTGACCGCGGACAGCGCCCGCAAGGTCGACGGCGTCATCCAAAGCTGCGGAAGCCGCTGA
- a CDS encoding YihY/virulence factor BrkB family protein, whose product MLGLSRRHRNQYPRVEMGGRGRSAARPSDIPKAGWKDILWRTWEEQGKDNISIVAAGVAYYALFAIFPAIAALVSIYGLVFDPAGVEQQVNQLAGLLPPEALNVLRDQARNVASAPQEGLGFGVLFGLALTLWSASRGTNSLITALNIAYGEQERRSFIWLAGLSLVLTLAGLVFVIVTLALIVAVPAAINFFGLRDTPIAWAASLARWPILAVAIVLALAVLYRYGPDRRQPKWRWVTWGSAIATGLWIIASVGFSIYVSNFGSYNQTYGSVGAGVVLLLWFNLTSYVILMGAELNAEIEHQTARDTTEEDGRGPKPMGHRDAYVADTVGKRRA is encoded by the coding sequence ATGCTGGGGTTGAGCCGTCGCCACCGCAACCAGTACCCGCGCGTCGAGATGGGGGGACGGGGGCGGTCGGCTGCCCGTCCGTCCGACATTCCCAAGGCGGGCTGGAAGGACATCCTCTGGCGCACCTGGGAGGAGCAGGGGAAGGACAACATTTCCATCGTGGCGGCGGGGGTGGCCTACTACGCTCTGTTCGCCATCTTCCCGGCCATCGCCGCCCTGGTTTCGATTTACGGTCTCGTCTTCGACCCGGCGGGGGTGGAACAGCAGGTCAACCAGCTGGCTGGATTGCTGCCGCCGGAGGCGCTGAACGTGCTGCGCGATCAGGCGCGCAACGTGGCGTCGGCGCCGCAGGAGGGGCTGGGCTTCGGCGTCCTGTTCGGCTTGGCCCTGACGCTGTGGAGCGCGTCGCGCGGCACCAACTCCCTGATCACCGCGCTCAACATCGCCTACGGGGAGCAGGAGCGGCGGAGCTTCATCTGGCTCGCCGGCCTGTCCCTGGTGCTGACGCTGGCCGGTCTGGTCTTCGTGATCGTGACCCTGGCGTTGATCGTCGCGGTCCCGGCGGCCATCAATTTCTTCGGGCTGCGCGACACCCCCATCGCCTGGGCCGCCAGCCTCGCGCGCTGGCCCATCCTGGCGGTGGCGATCGTTCTGGCGCTCGCCGTGCTCTACCGTTACGGCCCGGACCGGCGGCAGCCGAAGTGGCGCTGGGTCACCTGGGGGTCGGCCATCGCCACGGGGCTTTGGATCATCGCGTCGGTGGGCTTTTCCATCTATGTCTCCAACTTCGGCAGCTACAACCAGACCTATGGGTCGGTCGGGGCGGGCGTGGTGCTGCTGCTGTGGTTCAACCTGACGTCCTACGTGATCCTGATGGGGGCCGAGTTGAACGCGGAGATCGAGCACCAGACCGCCCGCGACACCACGGAGGAGGATGGGCGCGGTCCGAAGCCGATGGGCCACCGCGACGCCTACGTCGCCGACACGGTGGGTAAGCGCCGGGCTTAG